Proteins encoded by one window of Rutidosis leptorrhynchoides isolate AG116_Rl617_1_P2 chromosome 7, CSIRO_AGI_Rlap_v1, whole genome shotgun sequence:
- the LOC139860269 gene encoding F-box/kelch-repeat protein At3g06240-like: MAPVVPHDIATEILYYVPVKSAGRFRCVSKEWNTLLSSPHFIKIHQHKHNRNHIIFIGHGDLSLNSLPLVDFEEKTVLTPTNIDVNSRYVKKACIHGSCNGLVLVSTLNSQKNHSIFVLLNPTTREFTEISMPDYSYKVTYNIKKRLIMVGFGYDSVTDDYKILYNYLYSLDCMYVYAYSLRSGTWKHVDSCYNYSFDKMVFGDTLHGVFVDGFIHCFAKRRSDGLRVILGFSLADEKFNEVASPDDVDIGEDGCILADLGGKLAIFLTSDCEVWLMNEYGVQESWNKTFIQGLYGYRILLFEPMIYKTGEILIVANSSRELFIYDTEGRGSLKKIKIDSKNYMANLRSYVESLVSPKLFKNN, translated from the coding sequence ATGGCGCCTGTGGTTCCACATGATATTGCCACCGAGATCCTGTATTATGTTCCCGTCAAATCTGCTGGTCGTTTCAGGTGCGTTTCAAAGGAGTGGAACACTCTACTTTCATCTCCCCACTTCATAAAAATCCATCAACATAAACATAACCGAAATCACATCATTTTTATCGGCCATGGAGATTTGTCTCTCAATTCACTCCCACTTGTTGATTTCGAAGAAAAAACAGTTTTGACACCAACAAATATTGATGTAAATTCACGTTATGTCAAGAAAGCTTGTATCCATGGTTCTTGTAATGGCCTTGTTTTGGTGTCGACTCTGAATTCCCAAAAAAACCACTCTATCTTCGTTCTTTTAAATCCGACGACCAGGGAATTCACTGAGATTAGTATGCCTGATTATAGCTATAAAGTGACATATAATATTAAAAAACGGTTAATCATGGTTGGATTTGGTTATGATTCGGTAACTGACGATTACAAGATTTTATATAACTACTTGTATTCTCTTGATTGTATGTATGTTTATGCTTATAGCCTTAGATCTGGTACTTGGAAACATGTGGATTCTTGTTACAATTATTCTTTTGATAAGATGGTTTTTGGTGACACGCTTCATGGTGTTTTTGTTGATGGGTTTATCCATTGTTTTGCTAAAAGGCGGTCTGATGGTTTACGGGTAATTTTAGGCTTTAGTTTAGCAGATGAAAAATTTAATGAAGTGGCATCACCTGATGATGTTGATATTGGTGAGGATGGTTGCATACTTGCTGATCTTGGTGGAAAGCTTGCTATATTCTTGACTTCTGATTGTGAGGTTTGGTTGATGAATGAGTACGGGGTACAAGAATCTTGGAATAAAACTTTCATTCAAGGACTCTATGGATATCGGATTCTATTATTTGAACCCATGATTTATAAAACTGGCGAAATTCTGATTGTTGCCAACAGCTCACGTGAACTGTTTATATATGACACAGAAGGAAGAGGCTCGTTGAAAAAAATTAAGATTGATTCTAAAAATTATATGGCTAATCTACGCAGCTATGTTGAAAGCCTTGTGTCCCCAAAACTCTTCAAGAACAATTAG